Proteins co-encoded in one Stutzerimonas stutzeri genomic window:
- the hda gene encoding DnaA regulatory inactivator Hda, whose product MKPIQLPLGIRLRDDATFANFYPGANAAALGYVERVCSPEAGWSDELIYLWGNTGVGRSHLLQAACLRVEQRGELAVYLPLAEVGEYGPALLDNLEQSELVCLDDLDAVAGDPVWEEALFHLFNRLRDSGRRLLLAADASPREIAIQLPDLKSRLSLSLVFQLQELSDEDKLRALQLRASRRGLSLPDDVGRFILTRGARDMSALFELLDRLDQASLQAQRKLTIPFLKETLGW is encoded by the coding sequence GGGCATCCGCCTTCGCGACGATGCCACCTTTGCCAACTTCTATCCGGGCGCCAATGCCGCTGCGCTGGGCTACGTTGAGCGCGTCTGTTCGCCCGAGGCCGGCTGGTCCGACGAACTGATCTATCTCTGGGGCAACACCGGCGTGGGGCGCAGCCACCTGCTCCAGGCCGCCTGTCTGCGGGTCGAGCAGCGCGGCGAACTTGCCGTGTACCTGCCGCTGGCTGAGGTGGGCGAATACGGTCCAGCGTTGCTGGACAATCTGGAGCAGAGCGAGCTGGTCTGCCTGGATGATCTGGATGCAGTTGCGGGCGATCCGGTCTGGGAAGAGGCGTTGTTCCATCTGTTCAATCGGTTGCGCGATAGCGGCCGACGCCTGCTGCTCGCCGCCGATGCCTCGCCGCGAGAGATCGCGATCCAGCTGCCGGACCTCAAGTCGCGCTTGAGCCTTTCACTGGTGTTCCAGTTGCAGGAGCTGTCCGACGAGGACAAGCTGCGCGCGCTGCAGCTGCGTGCGTCGCGGCGTGGACTGAGCCTGCCCGATGATGTCGGCCGCTTCATTCTTACCCGTGGCGCTCGCGACATGAGCGCCTTGTTCGAGCTGCTCGACCGGCTCGACCAGGCTTCGCTGCAGGCGCAGCGTAAGCTCACCATTCCGTTTCTCAAGGAAACGCTTGGCTGGTAG
- a CDS encoding DUF2069 domain-containing protein, whose product MARKPKPLPTLEWLTPRVKLARAISLASFIGLAVLLVVWNLAFADLHGARTWVVVGIQLIPLLLVAPGMISGSPRAHAWTCFIVNLYFIQGVLAAIDPARMFYGWLEAIISLTLFTGALLYTRWAYQYERKAAGEN is encoded by the coding sequence GTGGCTAGAAAACCCAAACCGCTCCCAACGCTGGAATGGCTGACACCGCGGGTCAAACTCGCTCGTGCGATCAGTCTGGCCAGCTTCATTGGTCTCGCCGTGCTACTGGTCGTCTGGAACCTCGCGTTCGCCGATCTCCATGGGGCACGCACCTGGGTCGTGGTCGGTATTCAGCTGATCCCGCTTTTACTGGTCGCCCCGGGCATGATCTCCGGCAGCCCACGTGCGCACGCCTGGACATGTTTCATCGTCAACCTGTACTTCATTCAGGGCGTACTCGCGGCCATCGACCCGGCCCGGATGTTCTACGGCTGGCTGGAGGCGATCATCAGCCTGACCTTGTTCACCGGCGCTCTGCTTTATACCCGCTGGGCTTATCAATACGAACGCAAGGCAGCGGGAGAGAACTGA
- the wrbA gene encoding NAD(P)H:quinone oxidoreductase, which yields MNASYILVLYYSRHGATAEMARQIARGIEQTGLEARLRTVPAVSTECEAVAPSIPEQGAVYATLDDLKNCAGLALGSPTRFGNMAAPLKYFLDGTSGLWLTGELVGKPAGVFTSTSSLHGGQESTLLSMLLPLLHHGMLVLGLPYSENALLETRGGGTPYGPSHHAGTDSKRQLDDNEIALCRALGQRIADTAKRLENVRG from the coding sequence ATGAACGCTTCCTACATCCTGGTGCTGTATTACAGCCGCCACGGCGCCACTGCCGAGATGGCGAGGCAGATCGCCCGCGGCATCGAGCAGACCGGACTCGAAGCGCGGCTTCGCACCGTGCCGGCGGTATCGACCGAGTGCGAAGCGGTAGCGCCGAGCATTCCCGAGCAGGGTGCGGTCTACGCGACCCTGGATGACTTGAAGAACTGCGCCGGGCTGGCACTCGGCAGCCCGACCCGATTCGGCAACATGGCTGCGCCTCTGAAGTACTTCCTCGACGGCACCAGTGGCCTCTGGCTGACGGGCGAACTGGTGGGCAAACCCGCCGGCGTCTTTACCTCGACGTCCAGCCTGCACGGCGGGCAGGAATCGACGCTGCTGTCGATGCTATTACCACTGCTTCACCACGGCATGCTGGTACTCGGTCTGCCCTACAGCGAAAACGCGTTACTCGAGACTCGTGGCGGCGGTACGCCCTATGGACCGAGCCATCACGCCGGCACAGACAGCAAGCGTCAGCTGGACGATAACGAAATTGCCCTTTGCCGTGCCTTAGGGCAGCGCATCGCGGACACCGCCAAGCGCCTGGAGAATGTCCGTGGCTAG
- the arsC gene encoding arsenate reductase (glutaredoxin) (This arsenate reductase requires both glutathione and glutaredoxin to convert arsenate to arsenite, after which the efflux transporter formed by ArsA and ArsB can extrude the arsenite from the cell, providing resistance.) encodes MTELTLYHNPRCSKSRGALELLTQRGLTPTVINYLETPPSAEELQRIIARLGIPARQLLRTGEAEYKTLNLADPSLSDRQIIEAMIAHPKLIERPILVTDDAAVIGRPPEKVLELLP; translated from the coding sequence ATGACCGAACTGACCCTCTATCACAATCCGCGCTGCTCGAAATCGCGTGGCGCGTTGGAATTGCTCACACAGCGTGGCCTGACGCCCACGGTGATCAATTACCTGGAAACGCCCCCGTCTGCCGAAGAGCTGCAACGGATCATTGCCCGCCTGGGCATCCCGGCGCGCCAACTTCTGCGCACGGGCGAAGCGGAATACAAGACCCTCAACCTGGCCGATCCGAGCCTCAGCGACCGCCAGATCATCGAAGCGATGATCGCTCACCCGAAGCTGATCGAGCGGCCCATCCTGGTCACCGACGATGCCGCCGTGATCGGTCGTCCACCCGAGAAGGTGTTGGAGCTACTGCCATGA
- a CDS encoding virulence factor BrkB family protein has product MQQRIKDFVEFVRFLVQRFLADRGAHSAAALTYTTLFAVVPMMTVTFAMLSAIPAFQGVGEQIQIYIFNNFIPSTGATIQEYLVAFTDQARQLTWFGVGFLMATALMMLLTIEKAFNVIWRVRQPRRGISSFLLYWAILSLGPLLLGAGFAMSTYITSLSLISGPHAVVGARTILKAMPLVLSIAAFTLIYAAVPNTRVPLRHAVVGGAFTAVLFEAAKQLFGLYVSYFPSYQLIYGAFAAVPLFLLWVYLSWMIVLFGAELVCGLSSSQQWRQRSVPRLLVMLGLLRVLYESQQAGREVRLRDAHRNGWQLPEDEWDEIFEFFEREQLVCRTGSSGWVLCRDLNHYSFDQLLRCNPWPLSGRQALPDHLDEPWYPTLRQTLDLLHKEQASLFGGSVADWLQARRV; this is encoded by the coding sequence ATGCAGCAACGGATCAAGGACTTCGTCGAGTTTGTTCGCTTTCTAGTGCAGCGATTCCTGGCCGACCGTGGGGCCCACAGCGCAGCAGCCTTGACCTATACGACGCTGTTCGCGGTTGTGCCGATGATGACGGTGACCTTCGCCATGCTCTCGGCGATCCCTGCGTTCCAGGGCGTCGGCGAGCAGATACAGATCTATATCTTCAACAACTTCATTCCATCCACCGGCGCTACCATTCAGGAGTATCTGGTGGCCTTCACCGATCAGGCCAGGCAGCTCACCTGGTTCGGTGTGGGCTTTCTGATGGCGACCGCGCTGATGATGCTGCTCACCATCGAAAAGGCCTTCAATGTCATCTGGCGCGTGCGCCAACCCCGTCGTGGTATTTCGAGCTTTTTGTTGTACTGGGCCATCCTGAGCCTGGGGCCTCTGTTGCTCGGCGCGGGATTCGCCATGAGCACCTACATCACCTCGTTGTCGCTGATCTCCGGGCCTCACGCGGTCGTGGGGGCGCGCACCATTCTCAAGGCGATGCCGCTGGTGCTGAGCATCGCGGCCTTCACGCTGATCTACGCTGCCGTGCCGAATACTCGGGTACCCCTGCGGCACGCCGTGGTCGGAGGGGCCTTCACCGCCGTTCTGTTCGAGGCGGCGAAGCAGTTGTTCGGCCTGTATGTCAGCTATTTCCCCAGCTATCAGCTGATCTACGGTGCCTTCGCCGCGGTGCCGCTGTTTCTACTGTGGGTCTATCTCTCCTGGATGATCGTGCTGTTCGGTGCGGAGCTGGTGTGCGGCTTGTCGTCGTCTCAGCAATGGCGTCAGCGCTCGGTGCCCCGTCTGCTGGTCATGCTTGGGCTGCTGCGCGTGCTTTATGAGAGCCAGCAGGCCGGACGCGAGGTGCGTTTGCGCGACGCGCACCGAAACGGCTGGCAGCTGCCCGAGGACGAGTGGGACGAAATTTTCGAGTTCTTCGAGCGTGAACAGTTGGTATGTCGCACCGGGTCGTCCGGCTGGGTACTCTGCCGCGATCTCAATCACTACAGCTTCGATCAGCTGTTGCGCTGCAATCCCTGGCCCCTGTCGGGCAGGCAGGCGCTACCGGATCACCTCGACGAGCCCTGGTATCCAACCCTGCGTCAGACCCTGGACCTGCTCCACAAAGAGCAGGCCAGCCTCTTCGGAGGTAGTGTCGCCGACTGGCTGCAGGCACGCCGGGTATGA
- a CDS encoding TlpA family protein disulfide reductase codes for MIKRSVGLFAVLACLALAGCGEDWGPDQNGSAVTAQQLKGQWLVINYWAEWCGPCRTEVPELNALDSASDDVTVLGVNFDGLQGDELVAAADALGIAFRVLSVDPAERLDLPRSAVLPVTYIVDASGTVREHLVGEQTKEGLLARLDALRR; via the coding sequence ATGATCAAACGGTCCGTAGGTCTATTCGCGGTACTCGCCTGCCTGGCGCTGGCCGGCTGTGGTGAGGATTGGGGGCCTGACCAGAACGGTTCTGCTGTCACGGCTCAACAGCTCAAGGGTCAGTGGCTGGTCATCAACTACTGGGCGGAGTGGTGCGGGCCTTGCCGGACCGAAGTGCCCGAGCTCAACGCACTGGATAGCGCCAGCGATGATGTCACGGTGCTGGGGGTGAATTTCGACGGGTTGCAGGGTGACGAACTGGTCGCCGCGGCCGATGCGCTGGGCATTGCCTTTCGGGTACTCAGTGTCGATCCGGCGGAACGCCTGGACCTACCGCGCAGTGCGGTACTGCCGGTGACCTATATCGTGGATGCCTCAGGGACAGTGCGCGAGCATCTGGTGGGTGAACAGACGAAGGAGGGGCTGCTCGCTCGGCTGGATGCATTAAGGCGATAG
- a CDS encoding lytic transglycosylase domain-containing protein, producing the protein MALMVAWPVAASVRQAPEPELRELMQRTVAEAESFQDRFDAEVWLLDMSTRLKRYVPDPQERLTLLRLVHQEASKAGLKPDMVLALIHAESRFDRFAISSVGAQGMMQVMPFWKAELGRPQDNLTDNATNLRYGCTILSYYLKKENGDINRALARYNGSLGKPQYPAKVIGFWQDFWYVKP; encoded by the coding sequence ATGGCGCTGATGGTGGCGTGGCCAGTCGCTGCGTCCGTTCGCCAGGCGCCGGAACCGGAGCTGCGCGAGCTGATGCAGCGGACCGTGGCGGAAGCTGAAAGCTTTCAGGATCGATTCGACGCCGAGGTCTGGTTGCTGGACATGTCGACACGCCTCAAACGCTACGTTCCGGACCCGCAGGAGCGGCTGACGTTACTGCGTCTGGTACATCAGGAGGCCAGCAAGGCAGGCCTGAAACCGGACATGGTACTGGCCCTGATCCACGCCGAGAGTCGGTTCGATCGCTTCGCCATTTCCAGCGTCGGCGCACAGGGCATGATGCAAGTCATGCCGTTCTGGAAGGCCGAACTCGGCCGTCCACAGGACAACCTCACCGACAATGCCACCAATTTGCGCTACGGCTGCACCATCCTCAGCTATTACCTGAAGAAAGAGAACGGCGACATTAACCGTGCCCTCGCGCGCTACAACGGCAGCCTCGGCAAGCCTCAGTACCCGGCGAAGGTCATCGGTTTTTGGCAGGACTTCTGGTATGTGAAGCCTTGA
- a CDS encoding proline--tRNA ligase yields the protein MRTSQFLLSTLKETPSDAVVISHQLMLRAGMIRKLASGLYTWMPMGLRALRKVEAIVRDEMNKAGALEVLMPAIQPAELWQESGRWVQYGPELLRLKDRHDREFCVGPTHEEVITDLARNELNSYKQLPINFYQIQTKFRDEIRPRFGLMRGREFVMKDAYSFHADQASLQETYDRMHQAYCNVFTRLGLNFRPVQADTGSIGGTGSHEFHVLAESGEDDIAFSDSSDYAANIEKAEAIPRETERGAPQEALRLVDTPDCKTIAALVEQFQLPIEKTIKTLIVRGAEEGQLIALIVRGDHELNEIKAANLPQVESPLVFATEPEIRAAMGAGPGSLGPLNLPVSCIVDRSVALMSDFVAGANQEDKHYFGVNWERDLPLPEVADLRNVVAGDPSPDGKGTLVIKRGIEVGHIFQLGTKYSEAMNCSVMGENGKPVTLTMGCYGIGVSRVVAAAIEQNYDERGILWPEALAPFQIALVPMKYENQAVREATDKLYAELTAAGYEVLLDDRDKKTSPGVKFADMELVGIPHRIVIGDRGLADGTLEYKHRRDAESQAVPAADILEFINSRTSR from the coding sequence ATGCGCACCAGTCAGTTCCTGCTCTCGACCCTCAAAGAAACCCCTTCCGATGCCGTGGTGATCAGCCACCAGCTGATGCTGCGTGCCGGAATGATTCGCAAGCTGGCGTCTGGCCTCTATACCTGGATGCCAATGGGCCTGCGTGCACTGCGCAAGGTCGAAGCGATCGTCCGCGACGAGATGAACAAGGCCGGCGCGCTGGAAGTCCTGATGCCAGCAATCCAGCCTGCCGAACTGTGGCAGGAGTCGGGCCGCTGGGTCCAGTACGGGCCTGAATTGCTCCGTCTGAAAGACCGGCATGACCGCGAGTTCTGCGTCGGCCCGACCCACGAAGAAGTCATTACGGATCTGGCTCGCAACGAGCTCAACAGCTACAAGCAGTTGCCGATCAATTTCTACCAGATCCAGACGAAATTCCGCGATGAGATTCGCCCCCGCTTCGGCCTGATGCGCGGGCGCGAATTCGTGATGAAAGACGCCTACTCCTTCCATGCCGATCAGGCTTCGCTGCAGGAAACCTATGACCGCATGCATCAGGCGTATTGCAACGTCTTCACCCGCCTGGGGCTGAACTTCCGCCCCGTGCAGGCCGATACCGGTTCGATCGGTGGCACCGGCTCGCATGAGTTCCACGTGCTGGCCGAATCTGGCGAAGATGACATCGCCTTCAGCGACAGCTCCGACTATGCGGCGAATATCGAGAAGGCTGAAGCCATCCCACGCGAAACCGAGCGTGGAGCACCCCAGGAAGCGCTGCGCCTGGTCGACACGCCCGATTGCAAAACGATTGCCGCGCTGGTCGAGCAGTTCCAGCTGCCCATCGAAAAAACCATCAAGACCTTGATCGTTCGTGGTGCCGAAGAAGGCCAGCTGATTGCACTGATCGTACGTGGCGACCATGAGCTGAACGAAATCAAAGCGGCCAACCTGCCGCAGGTCGAAAGCCCGCTGGTGTTCGCGACCGAGCCCGAAATCCGTGCTGCGATGGGCGCAGGCCCTGGCTCGCTCGGCCCGCTGAACTTGCCGGTCAGCTGCATCGTCGATCGATCGGTCGCGCTGATGAGCGACTTCGTCGCGGGCGCGAACCAGGAAGACAAGCACTACTTCGGCGTCAACTGGGAGCGCGATCTGCCGTTGCCGGAAGTGGCTGATCTGCGCAATGTGGTCGCTGGCGACCCGAGCCCGGATGGCAAAGGCACGCTGGTGATCAAGCGCGGCATCGAAGTCGGCCACATCTTCCAGCTGGGCACCAAGTACAGCGAAGCCATGAACTGCTCGGTCATGGGCGAGAACGGCAAACCGGTTACCCTGACCATGGGCTGCTACGGTATCGGCGTCTCTCGCGTCGTCGCCGCGGCCATCGAGCAGAACTACGACGAGCGGGGCATCCTCTGGCCAGAGGCCTTGGCTCCCTTCCAGATCGCCCTGGTTCCGATGAAGTACGAGAACCAAGCCGTGCGTGAGGCCACCGACAAGCTCTATGCGGAGCTCACAGCCGCAGGCTACGAGGTGCTGCTGGATGATCGTGACAAAAAGACCAGTCCCGGCGTCAAATTCGCTGACATGGAGTTGGTGGGCATTCCGCATCGCATCGTGATCGGCGATCGGGGCCTTGCTGACGGCACCCTGGAATACAAGCATCGCCGTGATGCCGAAAGCCAGGCCGTGCCGGCCGCCGATATCCTTGAGTTCATCAATTCGCGTACCAGTCGCTAA
- a CDS encoding OprD family porin, with translation MKVMKWSVIAMAVAAGTSQMALASSQSESEGFVEGSSLTILNRNLYMNRDARDNGFGGTPAANGQSYREAWGHGFIGTFESGFTQGTVGVGVDAIGLLGVKLDSGKGRAWPDIFPKDSDGRPQDDYSEAGAAVKFRVSNTVLKYGTQFVALPVFSTDDARLLPETARGGLITSSEIDGLELNVGRFTALSAKSEADHDSVGLDEINLVGGTYAFSDSLSTSLYYSDVQDAFEKIYGNVNYNMALDADQSLAFDFNIYQTDYESEFTNTGSDEDNTIWSLASTYGIGAHKFTVAYQKSHGGYNTNGYVYGVDGGGTVWLGNSVQYSDFYYEDEQSWQVRYDLDMAAYGVSGLSFMTRYVSGSNIDMGAGNSDAEEREWDLEAKYVFQDGPAKDLSLRVRQAFYNATNGLDNDLSDTRLIVEYPLSIL, from the coding sequence ATGAAAGTGATGAAGTGGAGCGTAATCGCCATGGCCGTTGCGGCCGGCACGTCGCAAATGGCATTGGCGTCCAGCCAGTCCGAATCGGAAGGCTTTGTCGAAGGCAGCAGCCTGACCATCCTGAACCGTAACCTGTATATGAACCGTGATGCTCGCGACAACGGCTTCGGCGGTACCCCTGCCGCCAATGGCCAGAGCTACCGCGAAGCTTGGGGTCATGGCTTCATTGGCACCTTCGAATCCGGCTTTACTCAGGGCACCGTCGGCGTCGGCGTCGATGCGATTGGCCTGCTGGGTGTCAAACTTGACAGTGGCAAAGGTCGTGCCTGGCCAGACATCTTCCCGAAAGACAGTGACGGCAGGCCGCAGGATGACTATTCCGAGGCTGGCGCAGCAGTCAAATTCCGCGTATCCAATACGGTACTTAAGTACGGCACTCAGTTCGTGGCCCTCCCGGTGTTCTCCACCGACGACGCCCGCCTGCTGCCAGAAACCGCACGCGGCGGCCTGATCACTAGCAGCGAGATCGATGGACTGGAATTGAACGTCGGCCGCTTTACTGCCCTGAGCGCAAAATCTGAAGCTGACCATGATTCCGTTGGCCTGGATGAGATCAACCTCGTCGGTGGCACTTATGCGTTCAGCGACAGCCTGAGCACCTCGCTGTACTACTCGGATGTGCAGGACGCGTTCGAGAAGATCTACGGCAACGTTAATTACAACATGGCGCTCGACGCAGACCAGTCGTTGGCTTTTGACTTCAATATCTACCAGACCGACTACGAGTCAGAATTCACGAACACTGGTAGCGACGAAGACAACACCATCTGGAGCCTTGCTTCTACTTACGGCATTGGCGCTCATAAGTTCACTGTCGCGTATCAGAAGTCGCATGGCGGCTACAATACCAATGGCTATGTCTATGGCGTAGACGGCGGCGGCACTGTTTGGCTAGGCAACTCGGTCCAATACTCCGACTTCTACTATGAAGACGAGCAATCCTGGCAGGTCCGTTATGACCTAGACATGGCTGCCTACGGTGTTTCGGGCCTTAGCTTCATGACCCGCTACGTGAGCGGTAGCAACATCGATATGGGCGCTGGTAACTCGGACGCGGAAGAACGCGAATGGGATTTGGAAGCCAAGTACGTCTTCCAGGACGGTCCTGCCAAGGATCTGTCCCTGCGCGTTCGCCAGGCGTTCTATAACGCCACCAATGGTCTGGATAACGACCTGAGCGACACCCGCCTGATCGTCGAGTACCCGCTGAGCATCCTGTAA
- a CDS encoding HIT family protein: protein MFVLDSRLEQDTLNMGDFPLCRLLLMNDANYPWFILVPRREEVSELFQLDPADQQALWREATALAETLKDTFGADKMNIATLGNVVAQLHMHVIARRRDDAAWPAPVWGRHAANPYSEAQVAAIKQKLKLVLTDNFRFAE from the coding sequence ATGTTCGTTCTCGACTCACGATTGGAGCAGGACACGCTCAATATGGGCGATTTTCCATTGTGCCGGCTGTTGCTGATGAACGATGCCAATTATCCCTGGTTCATTCTGGTGCCACGTCGAGAGGAGGTCAGTGAGTTGTTTCAGCTGGACCCGGCGGACCAGCAGGCCCTGTGGCGAGAGGCGACGGCACTGGCCGAGACGCTGAAAGACACGTTCGGCGCGGACAAGATGAACATCGCAACCCTGGGTAACGTGGTGGCTCAGTTGCATATGCATGTCATCGCGCGGCGGCGCGATGACGCGGCTTGGCCGGCGCCTGTCTGGGGGAGGCACGCGGCGAACCCTTACAGCGAGGCCCAGGTGGCGGCGATCAAGCAGAAGCTGAAGCTGGTGCTTACCGACAACTTTCGATTTGCGGAGTGA
- a CDS encoding SlyX family protein — protein sequence MELEQRIIDLEARLAFQDDTIQTLNDELVEQQRTVERLQAQLALLARRQEDMQSRIGGEGDEAPPPHY from the coding sequence ATGGAGCTCGAGCAACGGATTATCGATCTGGAGGCGCGCCTGGCGTTTCAAGACGACACGATTCAAACGCTGAACGATGAATTGGTTGAGCAGCAGCGGACCGTCGAACGCTTGCAGGCGCAGCTGGCATTGCTCGCCAGGCGGCAAGAAGATATGCAAAGCAGAATAGGGGGCGAGGGGGACGAAGCGCCTCCGCCGCACTACTGA
- a CDS encoding cold-shock protein codes for MLKIIHVLTGVAALVLSFLPSLSGALPLLVQPEALALLFLGLLNVQFASFGPSHMHGRGRPILLVASALLIVTVAVQAIVLLTPVTAIAGQPATLASLMLAFVAVLLQLAAPSKNLPTSDRSRTSTTRRPQPKTASTPAAAAGRETGTVKWFNTSKGFGFISRDSGDDVFVHFRAIRGEGHRVLVEGQRVEFTIMMRDKGLQAEDVVPSQSVS; via the coding sequence ATGCTGAAGATCATCCATGTGTTAACGGGCGTTGCTGCCTTAGTGTTGTCATTCCTACCCAGCCTCAGCGGAGCGTTGCCACTACTGGTGCAACCTGAGGCCCTGGCTTTATTGTTTCTCGGCTTGTTGAACGTACAGTTCGCCTCGTTTGGCCCATCGCACATGCATGGCCGGGGCCGCCCGATTCTGCTCGTCGCATCGGCACTGTTGATTGTCACGGTTGCAGTTCAGGCCATCGTGCTACTGACACCAGTTACCGCCATTGCCGGCCAGCCGGCAACGCTTGCCAGCCTCATGCTCGCTTTCGTCGCCGTGCTGCTGCAACTGGCAGCGCCGTCGAAGAATCTGCCAACGAGCGACCGCAGCCGGACTTCGACCACCCGTAGACCCCAACCCAAGACTGCGTCGACGCCAGCCGCTGCCGCTGGACGCGAAACAGGCACGGTCAAGTGGTTTAACACCTCCAAAGGGTTCGGCTTCATTTCCCGTGACAGCGGCGACGACGTATTCGTCCACTTCCGCGCCATTCGCGGCGAAGGCCACCGAGTGCTGGTCGAAGGTCAGCGCGTCGAATTCACCATCATGATGCGCGACAAGGGCTTGCAGGCCGAGGACGTCGTCCCCAGCCAGTCCGTTAGCTGA